In the genome of Amphiura filiformis chromosome 11, Afil_fr2py, whole genome shotgun sequence, the window TTACTCTTTCAGAGACACCAGCACAATAGGGGATAGTTATCAGTGTTTTGCGAGTGGCTTGTTCAGAGTCTTCATTGGGGGTTACTGGGGCTTTTTTGGCGTCAATTTTTCTTTTGGCCTGCTCAAAGGCCCAGTCCGGGTAACCGCATTTCCTTAAAGCTCCATCAATGTGATCTTTCTCATGCGGAATGTTGATTTCTTCGCTTATGATTGTTTCTGCGCGATAGTGGAGAGTGCGTATGACCCCAAGTTTGTGGACGAGTGGGTGGTGCGACCCAAACTGCAGGTAATGATCTGTGTGGGTCGGCTTACGGTAAACTACTGTTGTGAGCTTCCGTTCGTTGTTAATTTGGACATGGCAATCAAGGAATGCGAGTTTGTTGTCCGTGCACTTCTCTTGAGTGAATTTAATATTGTCACTAATACTGTTGATATGTGTAAAGAATTTGTCCTGTTCGTGTCTGTTGATAATCACAAAGGTGTCATCTACGTAGCGTAGCCAAAGTCGTGGAGGAACACCTTGGTATGTCTCTAGTGCATGCTGTTCAAACCATTCCATAACCAAGTTGGCAATAATTGGAGAAATGGGATTTCCCATGGAACAACCATATAATTGTCTATAAAACTGGCCATTGTTGGAGAAATAGGTTGTATCAAGACACAACTGTTCCGCTTCAATAATATGGTCGATAGTCCAAGTTGTCCTATTTGCCAAGTTGCTGTCTTCCTCTAAACACTGTCTTGTAATCTTAATCGCTTCCGTAGGGGGTATACAGGTGAAAAGTGCTGTGACGTCATAAGAGGTAATTATCTCATCATCACCAAGTTCAATGTCTTTAATTTTGTCCACAAAGTCCTGCGTGTTGGTAATGTGATGGGGTGATTTACCAACAATGGGGGACAGAATTTTAGTCAAGTGTTTGGCGAGATTGTATGTCACAGAACCAATGCAACTGACTATAGGCCGAAGGGGGATTGGTTCTGGTTtgtgaatttttggcaagccatagAAAGCAGGAACACTTGGCTCGGTAGGAGGGATGAGATTGTATTTTTCCTTGTCAATAATCGCTCCG includes:
- the LOC140163495 gene encoding uncharacterized protein, which translates into the protein MIDHLDPGKSEELRQRISSTLRNSKPPPSNLTKEERAALNDLEKDKSIIIVPADKGKCVCDFVDKIKDIELGDDEIITSYDVTALFTCIPPTEAIKITRQCLEEDSNLANRTTWTIDHIIEAEQLCLDTTYFSNNGQFYRQLYGCSMGNPISPIIANLVMEWFEQHALETYQGVPPRLWLRYVDDTFVIINRHEQDKFFTHINSISDNIKFTQEKCTDNKLAFLDCHVQINNERKLTTVVYRKPTHTDHYLQFGSHHPLVHKLGVIRTLHYRAETIISEEINIPHEKDHIDGALRKCGYPDWAFEQAKRKIDAKKAPVTPNEDSEQATRKTLITIPYCAGVSERVKNIYKLFGITTAFKPVNKLRGKLVHVKDKPPRDKQSNLVYGYKCGDSDCTEAYVGETKQSLKARLGQHRRPSSTDWQPDSAIYAHAKTSGHQIDTEDVIILDHNMSFSASAFAGGDAPVYDEPMRIYMELITVFHTVL